From Alienimonas californiensis, a single genomic window includes:
- a CDS encoding FtsK/SpoIIIE family DNA translocase, with protein sequence MIDVKRLGQDLAALALLAVTAFLGLALFSFDPADLAGGTVWPSHEEPTNLCGPAGARAAWHLRNLLGLGAWLFWIRLAWVDLRLFARDATAEPVLKLVGWGLTLFGVCAGLAALLPGANVGVPTGGGGLLGAGCSAVLNDNFSAVGAGVLLAAVVAAGLLLAGDLAVMGAVATTAGGAAAVPFTAAGRAFHGVRDGVSRWQADRRAAAAQRAAEREAKRAEKAARKAAVVAEKQADPVEIPTPPKPQAKAAPAPVPTEPEPKRVPVKEKKAFRVNLPAGPAKSAGTRKHLLPPTDLLAPPEPFPFEELAAKAQAAAETLERTFSDFGLNVTVSEIDTGPVVTQFELELEKGLRVNKVAALADDLAVALRVPAVRIVNPIPGKNTVGVEVPNDTRVMVRLREIAETAQGADEMAIPIFLGKDVSGAPLVVDLAKMPHLLIAGRTGTGKSVCLNTLILSMLLSRTPDEVKMLMIDPKMVELSPYKTLPHLMHPVITDMKKAEAVLAWAVDKMEERYDLLARCGVRHLTDFNAMSRAQKLDKMGLSELHEEADALTEKMPYIVIVADEMADLMMTNGKEVESHIIRLAQKSRAVGIHLVLATQKPTVDVITGLIKSNLPARISFQVASKSDSRVVLDESGAERLLGNGDMLYLTPGTSSLVRSQGAYVGGAEIDRVIDFFGDCEPEYDESIEQATTGGGPGGGGEGGGLHGSDRDDMYIQAVECVVREGRGSTSLLQRALGVGYGRAARMIDHMAEDGFLSGHNGSQAREVLLDMDAFEELRAAG encoded by the coding sequence GTGATCGACGTCAAACGCCTCGGCCAGGACCTCGCCGCGTTGGCCCTGCTGGCGGTCACCGCGTTCCTCGGGCTGGCGCTGTTCAGCTTCGACCCCGCGGACCTCGCCGGGGGAACGGTCTGGCCGTCCCACGAGGAGCCGACGAACCTCTGCGGCCCCGCCGGCGCCCGGGCGGCGTGGCACCTCCGCAACCTGCTGGGGCTGGGGGCGTGGCTGTTCTGGATTCGCTTGGCCTGGGTCGACCTGCGGTTGTTCGCCCGGGACGCGACGGCCGAACCGGTGCTGAAGCTGGTCGGCTGGGGGCTGACGCTGTTTGGCGTCTGCGCCGGCCTGGCGGCGTTGCTGCCGGGGGCGAACGTGGGCGTGCCGACCGGCGGCGGCGGGCTGCTGGGGGCGGGCTGCTCGGCGGTTCTCAATGACAACTTCTCCGCGGTGGGCGCCGGGGTGCTGTTGGCCGCGGTGGTGGCGGCCGGTCTGCTGCTGGCGGGCGATCTGGCCGTGATGGGCGCCGTCGCCACGACCGCCGGAGGAGCCGCCGCGGTCCCCTTCACCGCCGCCGGCCGGGCGTTCCACGGAGTCCGCGACGGCGTGAGCCGCTGGCAGGCCGACCGCCGCGCCGCCGCCGCGCAGCGCGCCGCCGAACGTGAAGCCAAGCGGGCGGAGAAAGCCGCCCGCAAAGCCGCCGTCGTTGCGGAGAAGCAAGCGGACCCCGTCGAGATCCCCACTCCCCCGAAGCCGCAGGCGAAGGCCGCGCCCGCCCCGGTTCCGACCGAACCGGAGCCCAAACGCGTGCCGGTGAAGGAGAAGAAGGCCTTCCGCGTGAACCTGCCCGCCGGGCCGGCGAAGTCGGCCGGGACGCGGAAGCACCTTCTGCCGCCGACGGATCTGCTCGCCCCGCCGGAGCCGTTCCCGTTCGAGGAACTCGCGGCGAAGGCCCAGGCCGCTGCGGAAACGCTGGAGCGGACGTTCTCCGACTTCGGGCTGAACGTGACGGTCTCCGAGATCGACACCGGTCCGGTCGTCACCCAGTTCGAGCTGGAACTCGAAAAGGGCCTGCGGGTGAATAAGGTCGCCGCGTTGGCGGACGATCTGGCCGTCGCCCTGCGGGTGCCGGCGGTGCGGATCGTGAACCCGATCCCCGGCAAGAACACCGTCGGCGTGGAGGTCCCGAACGACACCCGCGTGATGGTCCGCCTGCGGGAGATCGCCGAGACTGCCCAGGGCGCCGACGAGATGGCGATTCCCATCTTCCTCGGCAAGGACGTCTCCGGCGCCCCGCTGGTGGTGGACCTCGCCAAGATGCCCCACCTCCTCATCGCCGGCCGCACCGGCACCGGGAAGTCGGTCTGCCTGAACACGCTGATCCTGTCGATGCTGCTCTCCCGCACGCCGGACGAGGTCAAGATGCTGATGATCGACCCGAAGATGGTCGAACTCAGCCCGTACAAGACCCTTCCCCACCTCATGCACCCGGTCATCACGGACATGAAGAAGGCGGAGGCGGTGCTCGCCTGGGCCGTCGACAAGATGGAGGAGCGCTACGACCTGCTGGCCCGCTGCGGCGTCCGGCACCTGACCGACTTCAACGCAATGTCCCGGGCCCAGAAGCTCGACAAGATGGGCCTGTCCGAGCTGCACGAGGAGGCCGACGCCCTCACCGAGAAGATGCCGTATATCGTCATCGTCGCCGACGAGATGGCGGACCTGATGATGACCAACGGCAAAGAGGTCGAGTCGCACATTATCCGACTCGCTCAGAAGAGCCGGGCGGTGGGCATCCACCTTGTGCTCGCCACGCAGAAGCCGACGGTGGACGTCATCACCGGCCTGATCAAATCGAACCTGCCGGCCCGGATCAGCTTCCAGGTCGCCTCGAAGTCCGACAGCCGCGTCGTGCTGGACGAGTCCGGCGCGGAGCGCCTGCTGGGCAACGGCGACATGCTGTATCTGACCCCGGGCACCAGTTCGCTGGTGCGGAGCCAGGGCGCGTACGTCGGCGGGGCGGAGATCGACCGGGTCATCGATTTCTTCGGCGACTGCGAACCGGAGTACGACGAATCGATCGAACAGGCCACCACCGGCGGCGGACCCGGCGGCGGCGGCGAGGGCGGCGGCCTGCACGGCAGCGACCGGGACGACATGTACATTCAGGCCGTCGAGTGCGTCGTCCGCGAGGGCCGCGGCTCCACCAGCCTGCTGCAACGGGCGCTGGGCGTCGGCTACGGCCGGGCGGCCCGCATGATCGACCACATGGCCGAGGACGGCTTCCTCTCCGGCCACAACGGCTCGCAGGCCCG
- a CDS encoding phosphopantothenoylcysteine decarboxylase domain-containing protein translates to MRVLVTAGPTREYLDDVRYLSNASSGKMGYAVAAALAAAGHECVLVSGPVGLAPPPGCEFVPVETTAQMRAASEEAFAGCDGVIAAAAVCDYRPAVRVEGKIKKDGAPVSVELIQTDDVLAALGKRKAEGRQTPRWVIGFALEAANPRENALQKLRAKQCDRVVLNGPASIGGDRTAAELIGPSGEVVMHWEGSKPAVAGDLVDWIDAWVAAGRPA, encoded by the coding sequence ATGAGGGTCCTCGTCACCGCCGGGCCGACGCGGGAGTACCTGGACGACGTGCGGTATCTGTCCAACGCCAGCAGCGGAAAGATGGGTTACGCCGTCGCTGCGGCCCTCGCCGCGGCGGGACATGAATGCGTGCTGGTCTCCGGCCCCGTCGGCCTCGCCCCGCCGCCGGGGTGCGAGTTCGTGCCGGTCGAGACGACCGCCCAGATGCGGGCGGCCTCCGAGGAGGCGTTCGCAGGCTGCGACGGCGTAATCGCCGCGGCGGCGGTCTGCGACTACCGCCCAGCCGTGCGGGTCGAGGGGAAAATCAAGAAGGACGGAGCCCCGGTCTCCGTCGAACTGATTCAAACCGACGACGTGCTCGCGGCCCTGGGGAAGCGGAAGGCGGAGGGGCGACAGACGCCGCGGTGGGTGATCGGCTTCGCCCTCGAAGCCGCCAACCCGCGGGAGAACGCCCTGCAAAAGCTGCGGGCCAAGCAGTGCGACCGCGTCGTGCTCAACGGCCCGGCGAGCATCGGCGGCGACCGTACCGCGGCGGAGTTGATTGGTCCGAGCGGGGAGGTCGTGATGCATTGGGAAGGCTCGAAGCCGGCCGTCGCCGGCGACCTGGTCGACTGGATCGACGCTTGGGTCGCCGCCGGCCGGCCGGCATAA
- a CDS encoding flavoprotein, translating into MRGREILLGVCGGVAAYKTADLCSKLVQAGAGVTVVMTRGAGSFVGATTFEALTNRPVYTEMYAPKEHPRGEHIGLAERSELFVVAPATAHFLAKAALGLADDLLSTLVLTCECPTLFAPAMNTAMWEKPSVQRNVATLREDGHGLVGPGEGWLSCGRVGAGRMAEPEALFAAIAAALTPVGGREEEE; encoded by the coding sequence ATGCGCGGCCGCGAGATTCTGCTCGGCGTGTGCGGCGGTGTGGCGGCGTACAAGACCGCCGACCTGTGCAGCAAACTGGTGCAGGCCGGCGCCGGCGTGACCGTGGTCATGACCCGCGGGGCCGGCAGCTTCGTCGGAGCCACGACCTTCGAGGCCCTGACGAACCGCCCCGTCTACACCGAGATGTACGCCCCCAAGGAGCACCCCCGCGGCGAGCACATCGGGCTCGCGGAGCGGTCGGAGCTGTTCGTCGTCGCTCCCGCCACGGCCCATTTCCTCGCCAAAGCGGCGCTGGGGTTGGCGGACGATCTGCTCAGCACGCTCGTGCTGACCTGTGAATGCCCCACGCTGTTCGCCCCCGCCATGAACACGGCGATGTGGGAGAAGCCCTCGGTCCAACGGAACGTCGCCACGCTGCGGGAGGACGGCCACGGCCTCGTCGGGCCGGGCGAGGGCTGGCTGAGCTGCGGCCGCGTCGGCGCCGGGCGCATGGCGGAACCAGAGGCCCTGTTCGCCGCGATCGCCGCCGCCCTGACGCCGGTTGGGGGACGGGAGGAGGAGGAATGA
- a CDS encoding DNA-directed RNA polymerase subunit omega: MLEAFKQEEIVDKVGGRFKLSTLIQKRMVALNRGARPLVEMQTKDTMAIVVQEILTDKIYLDSSQRVQVRQPAKSDGGPGVADLGPSLDDL; the protein is encoded by the coding sequence ATGCTCGAGGCGTTCAAACAGGAAGAGATCGTGGACAAGGTTGGCGGGCGGTTCAAACTGTCCACGCTGATCCAGAAGCGGATGGTCGCCCTCAACCGCGGCGCCCGCCCCCTCGTCGAGATGCAGACGAAGGACACGATGGCGATCGTCGTGCAGGAGATTCTGACCGACAAGATCTACCTCGATTCCTCCCAGCGGGTGCAGGTTCGCCAGCCGGCCAAAAGTGACGGCGGCCCGGGCGTGGCGGACCTCGGTCCCTCGCTGGACGATCTGTGA
- the gmk gene encoding guanylate kinase encodes MSDAVADSATVDAHNPAGVRILILSGPSGSGKSTVVRALCAECSEPVRCCVSATTRPPRSGEVDGQDYHFLPDEEFHRRRDAGEFLETAEVHGRGYWYGTLWSEIGTAAAAGSWALLEIDVAGARTVLTRYPEAVTVFLSTSTEAEFERRLRSRGTEGEEEIRQRIETARSELAEADGYRFRVYNDDLSAAVARLCEILASHPSENPQ; translated from the coding sequence GTGTCCGACGCCGTCGCCGATTCTGCGACGGTCGACGCGCACAACCCGGCCGGCGTGCGGATTCTAATTCTCTCCGGCCCCAGCGGGAGCGGGAAAAGCACCGTCGTGCGGGCGCTGTGTGCGGAGTGCTCCGAGCCGGTTCGCTGCTGCGTCTCCGCGACGACCCGGCCGCCGCGGTCCGGGGAGGTCGACGGGCAGGACTACCATTTCCTGCCGGACGAAGAGTTCCACCGCCGGCGTGACGCCGGAGAGTTCCTCGAAACGGCCGAGGTCCACGGTCGCGGGTACTGGTACGGCACGCTGTGGTCCGAAATCGGGACCGCCGCGGCCGCAGGGTCGTGGGCGTTGTTGGAAATCGACGTCGCCGGCGCCCGCACGGTGTTGACCCGCTACCCCGAGGCCGTCACCGTCTTCCTGAGCACCTCCACGGAAGCGGAGTTCGAGCGGCGCCTGCGGTCTCGCGGCACGGAGGGCGAGGAGGAGATCCGCCAGCGCATCGAAACCGCGCGGTCGGAGCTCGCCGAGGCGGACGGCTACCGCTTTCGTGTCTATAATGACGACTTGTCGGCGGCCGTTGCGCGGCTGTGCGAAATCCTGGCGTCCCACCCCTCCGAAAACCCCCAGTAA
- a CDS encoding YicC/YloC family endoribonuclease, with product MTGFGAAAASAGGTSVAVEVRSVNNRFLKVQTRLPDGFAEIEPRIEAAVRKRLNRGAVSIGVRLETAGRAGRLTLAADVLDGYRADAETYALATGLAAPSNLSAYLRLPGVVREESAEPGDPAADAALLLRAAEEALDALNAFRDREGAAMAEELRGQIETLRTHLAQIETRAPGLAEEFRAKLHARISGLLAEAGAEMSPADLTREVIVYADKADVTEEIVRLRTHLTAFGAALSEDAPGRKLDFLTQEINREINTVGSKANDADLAGAVVGMKGAVEKLREILQNLE from the coding sequence ATGACCGGATTCGGCGCCGCCGCCGCGTCGGCGGGGGGCACCTCCGTCGCCGTCGAGGTGCGGAGCGTCAACAACCGCTTCCTCAAGGTGCAGACGCGCCTGCCGGACGGCTTCGCGGAGATTGAGCCCCGCATCGAGGCGGCCGTCCGCAAGCGGCTGAACCGCGGCGCCGTTTCAATCGGCGTGCGGCTCGAAACGGCGGGCCGGGCCGGGCGGCTCACCCTGGCGGCGGACGTGCTCGACGGCTACCGGGCCGATGCGGAGACCTACGCCCTCGCCACCGGCCTCGCTGCCCCGTCCAACCTCTCCGCCTACCTCCGCCTGCCGGGCGTGGTGCGGGAGGAGTCCGCCGAACCCGGCGACCCGGCGGCGGACGCCGCCCTCCTGCTGCGGGCCGCCGAGGAGGCGCTGGACGCCCTCAACGCCTTCCGCGACCGCGAAGGCGCCGCGATGGCGGAGGAATTACGGGGGCAGATCGAAACGCTCCGCACCCACCTCGCCCAGATCGAAACCCGCGCCCCCGGCCTGGCGGAGGAGTTCCGCGCGAAGCTGCACGCCCGGATTAGCGGCCTGCTGGCGGAGGCCGGTGCCGAAATGAGCCCCGCCGACCTGACGCGGGAAGTCATCGTCTACGCGGATAAGGCTGACGTCACCGAGGAGATCGTCCGGCTGCGCACGCACCTGACCGCTTTCGGCGCGGCGCTCTCCGAAGACGCCCCCGGCCGCAAGCTGGATTTCCTCACGCAGGAAATCAACCGGGAGATCAACACCGTCGGTTCCAAGGCGAACGACGCCGATCTCGCCGGAGCCGTGGTCGGGATGAAGGGGGCGGTCGAAAAACTGCGGGAAATCCTGCAGAATCTCGAATAG
- the secG gene encoding preprotein translocase subunit SecG, whose product MDIPYAALMMFALAGLSVVLILIILLQRGRGGGLAGAFGGAGGQSALGTRAGDVFTKITVGLAVAWIVLACVNIYVLKGAAERFEEGPGAGAATLAPADGEVEDDLPVLPSGDEAAAPAATDAELDSDEAFDEAFGGADAGAAAGDAGPALPANE is encoded by the coding sequence ATGGACATCCCCTACGCCGCCCTGATGATGTTCGCCCTCGCCGGGCTGAGCGTCGTCCTGATCCTCATCATCCTGCTCCAGCGGGGCCGCGGCGGAGGCCTCGCCGGCGCCTTCGGCGGCGCCGGCGGGCAGAGCGCGCTGGGCACCCGGGCCGGCGACGTGTTCACCAAGATCACGGTCGGCCTGGCCGTCGCCTGGATTGTGTTGGCCTGCGTCAACATCTACGTGTTGAAGGGCGCGGCCGAGCGTTTCGAGGAAGGCCCGGGCGCCGGCGCCGCGACCCTCGCTCCGGCGGACGGGGAGGTTGAGGACGATCTGCCCGTGCTTCCCTCCGGGGACGAAGCCGCCGCCCCGGCCGCGACGGACGCGGAACTGGACAGCGACGAAGCCTTCGACGAGGCGTTCGGCGGCGCCGACGCCGGCGCTGCGGCCGGCGACGCCGGCCCTGCCCTGCCGGCGAACGAGTAG
- the tpiA gene encoding triose-phosphate isomerase: MRRPFVAGNWKMNTTAASGCELARAIAEAVPTSRDAVDVLVAPPLPYLDCVDDELAKSAVMLGAQNCYHEKEGAFTGEVSPQMLADLDVDYVILGHSERRHILGETDEDINKKVTAALAAGLGVILCVGETLEEREAGQTNEVLARQLSGGLKGLAADQLAGGVGGNDDLVLAYEPVWAIGTGKTATPEMAQEAHAFLRGKLAEGWGDDLAAATRIQYGGSVKPANAAELLAQPDVDGALVGGASLSAENFLPIVEAAFAQV; the protein is encoded by the coding sequence ATGCGTCGCCCCTTCGTCGCCGGTAACTGGAAGATGAATACCACCGCGGCCTCCGGCTGCGAGTTGGCCCGTGCGATCGCGGAGGCGGTGCCCACCAGCCGGGACGCGGTCGACGTGCTCGTCGCTCCGCCCCTGCCCTACCTGGACTGCGTGGACGACGAACTGGCCAAGAGCGCCGTGATGCTCGGGGCCCAGAACTGCTACCACGAAAAAGAGGGCGCCTTCACCGGGGAGGTCTCCCCGCAGATGCTGGCCGACCTCGACGTGGATTACGTGATCCTCGGCCACTCCGAGCGGCGCCACATCCTCGGAGAGACCGACGAGGACATCAACAAGAAGGTGACCGCGGCGCTTGCCGCGGGGCTGGGCGTGATCCTGTGCGTCGGCGAGACGCTGGAGGAACGGGAAGCCGGTCAGACGAACGAGGTGCTGGCCCGGCAGCTCTCCGGCGGTCTGAAGGGGCTCGCCGCGGATCAGTTGGCCGGCGGGGTCGGCGGGAACGACGACTTGGTGCTGGCCTACGAGCCGGTTTGGGCGATCGGCACCGGCAAGACCGCCACGCCGGAGATGGCTCAGGAGGCCCACGCCTTTCTGCGCGGCAAGCTCGCCGAGGGGTGGGGCGACGACCTAGCCGCGGCGACGCGCATTCAATACGGTGGGAGCGTCAAGCCGGCGAACGCCGCCGAACTGCTCGCCCAACCCGACGTGGACGGGGCGCTGGTCGGCGGGGCGAGCCTGTCCGCGGAGAACTTCCTCCCGATCGTCGAAGCGGCCTTCGCCCAGGTCTGA
- a CDS encoding HAD family hydrolase codes for MNPPLPTRPYQQTDLDLHADFDLRPLCEGLVAGGMYALHCTEVRPGRWQAILERECEDEGTPRDPETSLRLLLDVIEALPSDLRIDWGRCELRAFDMGFNARWRPFCWQTPLSAETVRRVAAVGASFGVTIYAPDRETRARVHTAGPPRRKIGRRPTFAHGKVRHTPTPPIS; via the coding sequence ATGAACCCGCCCCTTCCGACGAGGCCGTATCAACAAACGGACCTCGACCTGCACGCGGACTTCGATCTGCGACCGCTCTGTGAGGGACTGGTTGCCGGTGGAATGTACGCACTGCACTGCACCGAGGTGCGGCCCGGTCGATGGCAGGCGATCTTGGAACGCGAGTGCGAGGACGAGGGGACGCCCCGAGATCCGGAGACGTCGCTCCGGCTTCTTCTCGATGTGATCGAGGCGCTGCCGTCGGATTTGCGGATCGACTGGGGCCGCTGCGAATTGCGGGCGTTCGATATGGGGTTCAACGCCCGCTGGCGGCCTTTCTGCTGGCAGACGCCGCTGTCGGCGGAGACCGTGCGGCGGGTCGCCGCGGTCGGGGCGTCGTTCGGGGTGACGATCTACGCCCCGGACCGTGAGACCCGGGCGCGGGTTCACACGGCGGGGCCGCCGCGGCGGAAGATCGGACGTCGACCGACTTTCGCCCACGGAAAGGTTCGCCATACTCCCACCCCGCCAATCTCGTGA